A stretch of Borrelia turcica IST7 DNA encodes these proteins:
- a CDS encoding superoxide dismutase: MFKLPELGYAYDAVEPYIDARTMEIHHSKHHNAYTVNLNSALEKTEINYSKDIESILKNIQRFPQELQTPIRNNGGGYVNHNMYFRILRPGNKDNILENFEEHVNTTFGNLDKLKMALKDSAMKIFGSGWAWLVLHGKRELQIITRVNQDSPLMEDYDPILGIDVWEHAYYLKYQNRRVDYLDAFFKALNWEEVSRVYNEIIE, translated from the coding sequence ATGTTTAAGTTGCCAGAACTTGGTTATGCTTATGATGCTGTAGAGCCATATATTGATGCTAGAACTATGGAAATTCACCATAGCAAGCATCATAATGCGTACACAGTAAATTTAAATTCTGCCCTTGAGAAGACAGAAATAAATTATTCTAAAGATATTGAAAGTATATTAAAAAATATCCAGCGTTTTCCTCAGGAATTGCAAACACCAATAAGAAATAATGGTGGTGGTTATGTTAACCATAATATGTATTTTAGAATCTTGAGACCTGGAAATAAAGATAATATTTTAGAAAATTTTGAAGAACATGTGAATACTACTTTTGGAAATCTTGATAAGCTTAAGATGGCTTTAAAAGACTCAGCTATGAAGATATTTGGGAGTGGTTGGGCATGGTTAGTTCTTCATGGAAAAAGGGAATTGCAAATAATAACAAGAGTAAACCAAGATAGTCCTTTAATGGAAGATTATGACCCTATTTTAGGTATTGATGTATGGGAACATGCTTATTATCTTAAATATCAAAATAGGAGAGTAGATTATCTTGATGCGTTCTTTAAGGCTTTAAACTGGGAAGAAGTTTCAAGAGTATATAATGAGATAATAGAATAA